In one Haloplanus salinus genomic region, the following are encoded:
- a CDS encoding protein sorting system archaetidylserine synthase (This PssA-like phosphatidyltransferase, along with a PssD-like decarboxylase, is required in Haloarchaea for the archaeosortase ArtA to replace the PGF-CTERM sorting signal with a C-terminal lipid anchor.), with protein MQPRFVGRLGLADAVTVSNAMLGFLAAFVATRDAGLAARIVLLAAVMDGLDGVIARKRGGTLAGPYLDSLADVASFGVAPALLVTSRAADAWSWGADPLALGLALLVPAVYVAMAVTRLGLYTAYDSDAAETKGVPSTLAATVLSAGVLAGFVGPALLVALSGLLAGLMVTRITYPDLHPQDALVMGVVQTLAILLRGRPGEAFAFALLFLALAYLFFGPRFYWT; from the coding sequence ATGCAACCGCGGTTCGTGGGGCGACTGGGTCTCGCGGACGCCGTCACGGTCAGCAACGCGATGCTCGGCTTCTTGGCGGCGTTCGTCGCAACCCGCGACGCTGGGCTCGCCGCCCGTATCGTCCTGCTCGCGGCCGTCATGGACGGACTCGACGGCGTCATCGCCCGCAAGCGCGGCGGGACGCTCGCCGGTCCCTACCTCGACTCGCTCGCGGACGTGGCCTCCTTCGGCGTCGCGCCCGCCCTCCTCGTCACGTCCCGGGCGGCCGACGCGTGGTCGTGGGGGGCCGATCCGCTTGCGCTCGGCCTCGCGCTTCTCGTGCCCGCGGTTTACGTCGCCATGGCGGTCACCCGCCTCGGTCTCTACACTGCCTACGACAGCGACGCCGCCGAGACCAAGGGCGTGCCGTCGACGCTCGCGGCGACGGTGCTGTCGGCGGGCGTCCTCGCGGGGTTCGTCGGTCCGGCGCTTCTCGTCGCTCTCTCGGGACTGCTCGCGGGACTCATGGTGACACGGATCACGTACCCGGATCTCCACCCGCAGGACGCCCTCGTGATGGGGGTCGTGCAGACGCTCGCGATCCTCCTCCGCGGACGCCCCGGCGAGGCGTTCGCCTTCGCCCTGCTCTTTCTCGCGCTCGCGTACCTGTTTTTCGGGCCGCGGTTCTACTGGACGTGA
- a CDS encoding DUF7111 family protein, producing MTGSDDSETVTEGGVTARYYETGEERVLTFDRDGRTAAIAQNAEGYAMVKVRRTPDDDELEKYYGFDMALDHAAELLGVRVSDLPVPEEASDMGM from the coding sequence GTGACTGGATCAGACGATAGCGAGACGGTGACGGAAGGCGGTGTCACTGCCCGCTACTACGAAACCGGAGAGGAACGCGTGCTCACGTTCGACCGCGACGGTCGGACGGCAGCCATCGCCCAGAACGCCGAGGGGTACGCGATGGTGAAAGTCCGGCGGACGCCCGACGACGACGAACTGGAGAAGTACTACGGCTTCGACATGGCGCTCGACCACGCGGCGGAACTGCTCGGCGTGCGCGTCTCGGACCTGCCAGTCCCGGAGGAGGCGAGCGACATGGGGATGTAG
- a CDS encoding acyl-CoA dehydrogenase family protein yields MDFSLSTEGSQIREMVAEFVDEEIVPVAGDIDDADEFPRGLIDDMAALGLMGMPFDEEYGGVGLDYHAYAAALAEISRGSGGLGTIVAAHTSLAGGMLDSFAGEAQKERFLTPLNEGTDIGAFALSEAGAGSDVPAMETTAIRNGDEYVIDGEKLWISNGSVADTVVLFAKTDPDAGGKGISSFVVRPGEDDGFYVEGTEKKLGDKGCPTAELRFSDLRIPAGRRLGDEGDGFVQALKTLNTGRITIAARGVGIAQAALDEAIAYANEREQFGQPIGDFQAVGHKLADMDTKVETARLLMHYAADRKMNGKRFVKEAAQAKLYASEVSREVANEAIQIHGGYGYTKDFPVERFYRDAKLNEIYEGTSEVLRNTIADEVC; encoded by the coding sequence ATGGATTTCAGCCTCTCCACGGAGGGTTCCCAGATTCGGGAGATGGTCGCCGAGTTCGTCGACGAGGAGATCGTCCCCGTCGCCGGCGACATTGACGACGCCGACGAGTTCCCCCGTGGCCTGATCGACGACATGGCCGCCCTCGGGCTCATGGGGATGCCCTTCGACGAGGAGTACGGCGGTGTCGGCCTCGACTACCACGCCTACGCGGCCGCGCTCGCCGAAATCAGCCGAGGGAGCGGCGGCCTCGGCACCATCGTCGCCGCGCACACCAGCCTCGCTGGCGGGATGCTGGATTCGTTCGCCGGCGAGGCCCAGAAGGAGCGATTCCTGACGCCGCTGAACGAGGGCACGGACATCGGGGCCTTCGCGCTCTCGGAGGCCGGGGCGGGGAGCGACGTGCCCGCCATGGAGACGACGGCCATTCGCAACGGCGACGAGTACGTGATCGACGGCGAGAAGCTCTGGATCTCGAACGGCTCGGTCGCCGACACGGTCGTCCTGTTCGCCAAAACGGACCCCGACGCGGGCGGAAAGGGCATCTCGTCGTTCGTCGTCCGGCCCGGCGAGGACGACGGCTTCTACGTCGAGGGGACCGAGAAGAAGTTGGGCGATAAGGGCTGTCCGACCGCCGAACTCCGATTCTCCGACCTCAGGATCCCGGCGGGCCGCCGCCTCGGCGACGAGGGCGACGGCTTCGTGCAGGCGCTGAAGACGCTCAACACCGGACGCATCACCATCGCGGCCCGAGGCGTCGGCATCGCGCAGGCGGCCCTCGACGAGGCCATCGCATACGCGAACGAGCGCGAACAGTTCGGCCAACCCATCGGCGACTTCCAAGCCGTCGGCCACAAACTCGCCGACATGGACACGAAAGTCGAGACGGCGCGCCTCCTGATGCATTACGCCGCCGACCGTAAGATGAACGGGAAGCGGTTCGTCAAAGAGGCCGCACAGGCAAAGCTCTACGCCAGCGAGGTGAGTCGGGAGGTGGCGAACGAGGCCATCCAGATCCACGGCGGCTACGGCTACACGAAGGACTTCCCGGTCGAGCGATTCTACCGTGACGCGAAGCTCAACGAGATTTACGAGGGGACGAGCGAGGTGCTCCGCAACACCATCGCGGACGAAGTGTGCTAA
- a CDS encoding DUF7525 family protein yields the protein MALDAAGTDKGVGFGVLFGILAVVGGLAMLAAPGQLAKAGGFALAVTAALLSVVAIQAYA from the coding sequence ATGGCACTCGACGCGGCTGGGACGGACAAGGGAGTGGGCTTCGGCGTGCTGTTCGGCATCCTCGCGGTCGTTGGCGGGCTGGCGATGCTCGCCGCCCCCGGACAGTTGGCGAAGGCCGGCGGGTTCGCGCTCGCGGTGACGGCCGCGCTTCTCTCGGTCGTGGCGATTCAGGCGTACGCCTGA
- a CDS encoding DUF7123 family protein translates to MTSLTEEERRILAYLHDSVSRGERYFRAKNIADAIGLTAKQVGSRLPHLAEKSEDVEIEKWGRARSTTWRVTQG, encoded by the coding sequence ATGACCTCACTGACCGAAGAGGAACGGCGAATCCTCGCGTACCTCCACGACAGCGTCTCCCGGGGTGAACGCTACTTCCGCGCGAAGAACATCGCCGACGCCATCGGGCTGACGGCCAAACAGGTCGGCTCCCGCCTCCCTCACCTGGCCGAGAAGTCCGAGGACGTCGAAATCGAAAAGTGGGGACGCGCACGGTCGACGACGTGGCGTGTCACGCAAGGGTGA